From a single Hypomesus transpacificus isolate Combined female chromosome 14, fHypTra1, whole genome shotgun sequence genomic region:
- the c14h15orf39 gene encoding uncharacterized protein C15orf39 homolog isoform X1, translated as MTMNNKLSQSLINPVPLKKMAGLEGTFGSLATAGLSAEGLHRFPNSQLPQYSGTYFTCEPRLPDGANLPPFWGPPDRALLNGRNAMIHSPGEKGPLQNQVVYTADNLQFPTEGNHASPAQDLPAKQGFSYYTKSPERRSVMAPEGGTTGSVRKHAVGSGNVSPTSGNSICLAFPKPIYGHSPCCSELGCTARPRYRVEPGEQSVDPNVYEEDWVLYSHRALLHGSNPAFMQPRSIQPERSVDRLPLKDEFLSLSPNEKRTLPPFTESNYVSYPCTPTRPLVAPSNEPCQRLQIPSKAFHGLYPSHAPTYKHMSTSVHLASSSQLYQHPAPMSTYGQLTQQQMFYYPQANVEAESGVAYKDVGGKYRADVDPSVHRNSPPNPLAHYIVSQPRFCDVPLVSHMVPPNSHAFLRGYDHGSTPVYRMNLTADQMRSTIDELCVPPQVMQMGRFCAPTHNLHMDRPTSHSHSIQGDHPRVPQPNLHMNRPCAPPHSQPFATSYRLLMDKAKAPPQSQHMDRSGASAPSPQPEQALDYSKYRGTSPRQAQDHPEAGRDSLARRSSDGRGHPHHTSAVNYNTDPQRITGSPAVCSKGNHVPRSNADFKSLKRSPSDMPLNNQPTSLDYSEVAVEMGPSKKRMKTESEQDRASSCQLLTSNPMPVINNVFSLAPYKAYLEAAGMLPSLRSSPKVEEPEHGVVKAEPHAQENDHQQEGEKPVVSFTSTEVKPVVLPDSSKEEPVVKMIELTKIKKELLDSDHILEQVKQDGPMDIPVKNEESEKDSSVSGLMLVIKKCDPDELESKSFKSANNVSSLECVDDPLLAQEKVRPSIPTSLQWTVRPKQATAPELSDGKPDLQKIPPQCLKLSTYNIVLPERLQAAPPVPKSPEEFQPPAQTYVVQGTGDLRPTRQHFMELHQALCRLLSKSVTQSSKPELRAWLSKLEPTGPSTPSTKAQNLCGLMGAEARELWLSNVEIRCSLQKVLHRLKEYITQHHCPFPHVKRTGAVFIPMLVLKEILFPQVQGTFINQVLQEHKVELRPTTLSEEKTLTQLHKRACPSKLRRLLSLKNLPEIYVDVLNLLYHSCVCKHMESTSLDDVQKTVQVFSAPFFEVTNWSSPKRHVYCLQMGLPLCFLMSVLTAMLIVLQV; from the exons ATGACGATGAACAACAAACTGTCGCAGAGCCTCATAAACCCAGTTCCTCTGAAGAAGATGGCAGGACTTGAAGGGACCTTTGGGAGCTTGGCAACTGCAGGCCTCTCAGCAGAAGGCCTGCACAGGTTCCCCAATAGCCAGCTTCCACAGTACAGTGGGACCTACTTCACCTGTGAGCCCAGACTGCCAGATGGAGCTAACCTTCCACCTTTTTGGGGTCCCCCAGATAGAGCTTTGCTCAACGGCAGGAACGCTATGATTCATTCTCCTGGTGAAAAAGGTCCCCTTCAAAACCAAGTTGTGTACACAGCAGACAATCTGCAGTTCCCTACAGAGGGTAACCATGCATCTCCTGCACAGGACCTCCCAGCAAAGCAGGGCTTTTCATACTACACCAAGAGTCCAGAAAGGAGAAGCGTCATGGCTCCAGAGGGTGGAACAACAGGGTCTGTGAGAAAGCATGCAGTGGGATCTGGGAATGTATCCCCGACCTCAGGAAACTCGATTTGTCTGGCCTTTCCCAAGCCTATTTATGGACATAGCCCCTGCTGTAGTGAGCTAGGCTGTACAGCAAGACCGAGATACAGGGTGGAGCCTGGAGAACAGAGTGTGGATCCCAATGTCTATGAGGAGGACTGGGTTCTTTATAGCCACCGGGCGCTCTTGCATGGAAGCAACCCTGCATTCATGCAGCCGAGATCGATCCAGCCTGAACGCAGTGTCGATCGACTACCTCTGAAGGACGAATTCCTCAGCTTGAGCCCGAATGAAAAAAGGACATTGCCTCCCTTCACCGAGTCAAACTACGTCAGTTACCCCTGTACTCCCACGCGTCCACTGGTAGCCCCCTCCAACGAGCCATGCCAACGTTTACAGATTCCCTCCAAAGCCTTTCATGGCCTGTACCCGTCCCATGCTCCCACATACAAGCACATGAGCACATCAGTGCACCTTGCCTCCTCCTCTCAACTCTATCAGCACCCTGCTCCTATGTCCACATATGGTCAGCTCACACAGCAACAAATGTTTTACTATCCTCAGGCAAATGTGGAAGCAGAGAGTGGAGTAGCATATAAAGATGTGGGTGGGAAGTACAGGGCAGATGTGGATCCTTCTGTACACAGAAACAGCCCTCCCAACCCCCTAGCGCATTACATCGTCTCTCAACCTAGGTTTTGTGATGTTCCTCTGGTCAGTCACATGGTACCACCTAATTCCCATGCATTTCTAAGGGGGTATGATCACGGTTCTACTCCTGTTTACAGAATGAATCTCACTGCAGATCAAATGAGATCTACCATCGATGAGCTATGTGTCCCACCTCAAGTCATGCAAATGGGAAGATTCTGTGCTCCCACACATAACCTACACATGGACAGGCCCACTTCTCACTCACATAGCATACAAGGGGACCATCCCCGAGTACCACAACCAAACCTACACATGAACAGGCCCTGTGCTCCTCCACACAGCCAGCCCTTTGCTACCTCTTATAGATTGCTTATGGATAAGGCGAAGGCTCCCCCACAAAGCCAACACATGGACCGGTCCGGTGCTTCAGCGCCTAGCCCTCAGCCTGAGCAAGCCTTGGATTACTCCAAGTACAGAGGTACATCTCCTAGACAGGCTCAGGACCAcccagaggcaggaagagattCGCTTGCCAGACGATCATCTGATGGCCGAGGGCATCCTCATCACACCTCAGCAGTAAACTACAACACTGATCCTCAGAGAATAACAGGCTCTCCAGCAGTCTGTAGTAAAGGGAACCATGTCCCTCGATCTAACGCTGACTTCAAAAGCCTAAAGAGAAGTCCGTCAGACATGCCTCTTAACAATCAACCAACATCCTTGGATTACAGCGAAGTCGCGGTAGAAATGGGCCCTTCTAAGAAACGCATGAAGACGGAATCAGAACAAGACAGAGCCAGCAGCTGTCAGTTACTGACGTCCAATCCGATGCCCGTCATTAATAATGTGTTCAGTTTGGCTCCATACAAAGCCTACCTGGAGGCTGCAGGGATGCTCCCTTCCCTGCGGAGTTCTCCAAAGGTGGAGGAGCCTGAACACGGTGTGGTCAAAGCTGAGCCTCACGCCCAAGAGAACGACCATCAGCAAGAAGGAGAAAAGCCTGTAGTCTCTTTCACTTCCACAGAGGTGAAGCCTGTAGTCCTCCCAGATTCATCAAAGGAGGAGCCAGTTGTGAAAATGATAGAACTGACAAAGATAAAGAAGGAACTACTAGACTCTGACCATATATTAGAGCAAGTCAAGCAAGATGGACCCATGGACATTCCAGTCAAGAATGAGGAGTCAGAGAAGGATTCATCTGTCAGTGGTCTTATGTTGGTGATAAAGAAATGTGACCCCGATGAATTGGAAAGTAAATCGTTCAAATCAGCCAACAATGTGTCCTCATTGGAATGCGTTGATGACCCTCTGTTGGCACAGGAGAAAGTGAGGCCTTCCATTCCCACCAGTCTCCAATGGACTGTTAGACCCAAACAGGCAACTGCTCCCGAGTTATCAGACGGCAAACCTGACCTGCAGAAGATTCCTCCACAGTGTCTTAAGCTGTCTACCTACAACATTGTCCTTCCAGAGAGGTTACAGGCTGCTCCTCCCGTCCCAAAGTCTCCAGAGGAgttccagcctccagcccagaCTTATGTTGTGCAAGGCACTGGGGACCTGAGACCAACCCGCCAGCACTTCATGGAGTTGCACCAGGCCCTGTGCAGGCTGCTCTCCAAGTCTGTAACCCAATCCTCAAAACCAGAGCTTCGGGCCTGGCTGTCCAAGCTGGAGCCCACTgggccctccaccccttccaccAAAGCCCAGAATCTGTGCGGTCTGATGGGGGCCGAGGCCCGAGAGTTGTGGCTTAGTAATGTGGAGATTAGGTGTTCACTCCAGAAGGTTCTTCATCGGCTGAAGGAGTACATCACTCAGCACCACTGTCCATTTCCACATGTGAAGCGGACAGGAGCAGTGTTCATTCCCATGCTGGTGTTGAAGGAAATCTTGTTCCCACAAGTTCAGGGCACCTTCATCAACCAGGTTCTGCAGGAACACAAGGTGGAGCTGCGACCCACTACTCTCTCTGAGGAGAAGACCCTGACCCAGCTGCACAAGAGGGCTTGTCCCTCCAAGCTTAGGAGGCTGCTATCCCTCAAAAACCTGCCAGAAATCTACGTTGATGTTCTCAATCTGTTGTACCACTCCTGTGTCTGCAAGCACATGG aatCAACCTCACTTGATGATGTCCAAAAGACAGTCCAG GTATTTTCTGCCCCCTTTTTTGAGGTAACAAACTGGTCCTCACCAAAGAGACATGTTTACTGTTTACAAATGGGCCTACCTCTGTGTTTTCTCATGTCTGTTCTAACGGCCATGCTCATTGTGTTGCAGGTGTAA
- the c14h15orf39 gene encoding uncharacterized protein C15orf39 homolog isoform X3, giving the protein MTMNNKLSQSLINPVPLKKMAGLEGTFGSLATAGLSAEGLHRFPNSQLPQYSGTYFTCEPRLPDGANLPPFWGPPDRALLNGRNAMIHSPGEKGPLQNQVVYTADNLQFPTEGNHASPAQDLPAKQGFSYYTKSPERRSVMAPEGGTTGSVRKHAVGSGNVSPTSGNSICLAFPKPIYGHSPCCSELGCTARPRYRVEPGEQSVDPNVYEEDWVLYSHRALLHGSNPAFMQPRSIQPERSVDRLPLKDEFLSLSPNEKRTLPPFTESNYVSYPCTPTRPLVAPSNEPCQRLQIPSKAFHGLYPSHAPTYKHMSTSVHLASSSQLYQHPAPMSTYGQLTQQQMFYYPQANVEAESGVAYKDVGGKYRADVDPSVHRNSPPNPLAHYIVSQPRFCDVPLVSHMVPPNSHAFLRGYDHGSTPVYRMNLTADQMRSTIDELCVPPQVMQMGRFCAPTHNLHMDRPTSHSHSIQGDHPRVPQPNLHMNRPCAPPHSQPFATSYRLLMDKAKAPPQSQHMDRSGASAPSPQPEQALDYSKYRGTSPRQAQDHPEAGRDSLARRSSDGRGHPHHTSAVNYNTDPQRITGSPAVCSKGNHVPRSNADFKSLKRSPSDMPLNNQPTSLDYSEVAVEMGPSKKRMKTESEQDRASSCQLLTSNPMPVINNVFSLAPYKAYLEAAGMLPSLRSSPKVEEPEHGVVKAEPHAQENDHQQEGEKPVVSFTSTEVKPVVLPDSSKEEPVVKMIELTKIKKELLDSDHILEQVKQDGPMDIPVKNEESEKDSSVSGLMLVIKKCDPDELESKSFKSANNVSSLECVDDPLLAQEKVRPSIPTSLQWTVRPKQATAPELSDGKPDLQKIPPQCLKLSTYNIVLPERLQAAPPVPKSPEEFQPPAQTYVVQGTGDLRPTRQHFMELHQALCRLLSKSVTQSSKPELRAWLSKLEPTGPSTPSTKAQNLCGLMGAEARELWLSNVEIRCSLQKVLHRLKEYITQHHCPFPHVKRTGAVFIPMLVLKEILFPQVQGTFINQVLQEHKVELRPTTLSEEKTLTQLHKRACPSKLRRLLSLKNLPEIYVDVLNLLYHSCVCKHMESTSLDDVQKTVQV; this is encoded by the exons ATGACGATGAACAACAAACTGTCGCAGAGCCTCATAAACCCAGTTCCTCTGAAGAAGATGGCAGGACTTGAAGGGACCTTTGGGAGCTTGGCAACTGCAGGCCTCTCAGCAGAAGGCCTGCACAGGTTCCCCAATAGCCAGCTTCCACAGTACAGTGGGACCTACTTCACCTGTGAGCCCAGACTGCCAGATGGAGCTAACCTTCCACCTTTTTGGGGTCCCCCAGATAGAGCTTTGCTCAACGGCAGGAACGCTATGATTCATTCTCCTGGTGAAAAAGGTCCCCTTCAAAACCAAGTTGTGTACACAGCAGACAATCTGCAGTTCCCTACAGAGGGTAACCATGCATCTCCTGCACAGGACCTCCCAGCAAAGCAGGGCTTTTCATACTACACCAAGAGTCCAGAAAGGAGAAGCGTCATGGCTCCAGAGGGTGGAACAACAGGGTCTGTGAGAAAGCATGCAGTGGGATCTGGGAATGTATCCCCGACCTCAGGAAACTCGATTTGTCTGGCCTTTCCCAAGCCTATTTATGGACATAGCCCCTGCTGTAGTGAGCTAGGCTGTACAGCAAGACCGAGATACAGGGTGGAGCCTGGAGAACAGAGTGTGGATCCCAATGTCTATGAGGAGGACTGGGTTCTTTATAGCCACCGGGCGCTCTTGCATGGAAGCAACCCTGCATTCATGCAGCCGAGATCGATCCAGCCTGAACGCAGTGTCGATCGACTACCTCTGAAGGACGAATTCCTCAGCTTGAGCCCGAATGAAAAAAGGACATTGCCTCCCTTCACCGAGTCAAACTACGTCAGTTACCCCTGTACTCCCACGCGTCCACTGGTAGCCCCCTCCAACGAGCCATGCCAACGTTTACAGATTCCCTCCAAAGCCTTTCATGGCCTGTACCCGTCCCATGCTCCCACATACAAGCACATGAGCACATCAGTGCACCTTGCCTCCTCCTCTCAACTCTATCAGCACCCTGCTCCTATGTCCACATATGGTCAGCTCACACAGCAACAAATGTTTTACTATCCTCAGGCAAATGTGGAAGCAGAGAGTGGAGTAGCATATAAAGATGTGGGTGGGAAGTACAGGGCAGATGTGGATCCTTCTGTACACAGAAACAGCCCTCCCAACCCCCTAGCGCATTACATCGTCTCTCAACCTAGGTTTTGTGATGTTCCTCTGGTCAGTCACATGGTACCACCTAATTCCCATGCATTTCTAAGGGGGTATGATCACGGTTCTACTCCTGTTTACAGAATGAATCTCACTGCAGATCAAATGAGATCTACCATCGATGAGCTATGTGTCCCACCTCAAGTCATGCAAATGGGAAGATTCTGTGCTCCCACACATAACCTACACATGGACAGGCCCACTTCTCACTCACATAGCATACAAGGGGACCATCCCCGAGTACCACAACCAAACCTACACATGAACAGGCCCTGTGCTCCTCCACACAGCCAGCCCTTTGCTACCTCTTATAGATTGCTTATGGATAAGGCGAAGGCTCCCCCACAAAGCCAACACATGGACCGGTCCGGTGCTTCAGCGCCTAGCCCTCAGCCTGAGCAAGCCTTGGATTACTCCAAGTACAGAGGTACATCTCCTAGACAGGCTCAGGACCAcccagaggcaggaagagattCGCTTGCCAGACGATCATCTGATGGCCGAGGGCATCCTCATCACACCTCAGCAGTAAACTACAACACTGATCCTCAGAGAATAACAGGCTCTCCAGCAGTCTGTAGTAAAGGGAACCATGTCCCTCGATCTAACGCTGACTTCAAAAGCCTAAAGAGAAGTCCGTCAGACATGCCTCTTAACAATCAACCAACATCCTTGGATTACAGCGAAGTCGCGGTAGAAATGGGCCCTTCTAAGAAACGCATGAAGACGGAATCAGAACAAGACAGAGCCAGCAGCTGTCAGTTACTGACGTCCAATCCGATGCCCGTCATTAATAATGTGTTCAGTTTGGCTCCATACAAAGCCTACCTGGAGGCTGCAGGGATGCTCCCTTCCCTGCGGAGTTCTCCAAAGGTGGAGGAGCCTGAACACGGTGTGGTCAAAGCTGAGCCTCACGCCCAAGAGAACGACCATCAGCAAGAAGGAGAAAAGCCTGTAGTCTCTTTCACTTCCACAGAGGTGAAGCCTGTAGTCCTCCCAGATTCATCAAAGGAGGAGCCAGTTGTGAAAATGATAGAACTGACAAAGATAAAGAAGGAACTACTAGACTCTGACCATATATTAGAGCAAGTCAAGCAAGATGGACCCATGGACATTCCAGTCAAGAATGAGGAGTCAGAGAAGGATTCATCTGTCAGTGGTCTTATGTTGGTGATAAAGAAATGTGACCCCGATGAATTGGAAAGTAAATCGTTCAAATCAGCCAACAATGTGTCCTCATTGGAATGCGTTGATGACCCTCTGTTGGCACAGGAGAAAGTGAGGCCTTCCATTCCCACCAGTCTCCAATGGACTGTTAGACCCAAACAGGCAACTGCTCCCGAGTTATCAGACGGCAAACCTGACCTGCAGAAGATTCCTCCACAGTGTCTTAAGCTGTCTACCTACAACATTGTCCTTCCAGAGAGGTTACAGGCTGCTCCTCCCGTCCCAAAGTCTCCAGAGGAgttccagcctccagcccagaCTTATGTTGTGCAAGGCACTGGGGACCTGAGACCAACCCGCCAGCACTTCATGGAGTTGCACCAGGCCCTGTGCAGGCTGCTCTCCAAGTCTGTAACCCAATCCTCAAAACCAGAGCTTCGGGCCTGGCTGTCCAAGCTGGAGCCCACTgggccctccaccccttccaccAAAGCCCAGAATCTGTGCGGTCTGATGGGGGCCGAGGCCCGAGAGTTGTGGCTTAGTAATGTGGAGATTAGGTGTTCACTCCAGAAGGTTCTTCATCGGCTGAAGGAGTACATCACTCAGCACCACTGTCCATTTCCACATGTGAAGCGGACAGGAGCAGTGTTCATTCCCATGCTGGTGTTGAAGGAAATCTTGTTCCCACAAGTTCAGGGCACCTTCATCAACCAGGTTCTGCAGGAACACAAGGTGGAGCTGCGACCCACTACTCTCTCTGAGGAGAAGACCCTGACCCAGCTGCACAAGAGGGCTTGTCCCTCCAAGCTTAGGAGGCTGCTATCCCTCAAAAACCTGCCAGAAATCTACGTTGATGTTCTCAATCTGTTGTACCACTCCTGTGTCTGCAAGCACATGG aatCAACCTCACTTGATGATGTCCAAAAGACAGTCCAG GTGTAA
- the c14h15orf39 gene encoding uncharacterized protein C15orf39 homolog isoform X2: MTMNNKLSQSLINPVPLKKMAGLEGTFGSLATAGLSAEGLHRFPNSQLPQYSGTYFTCEPRLPDGANLPPFWGPPDRALLNGRNAMIHSPGEKGPLQNQVVYTADNLQFPTEGNHASPAQDLPAKQGFSYYTKSPERRSVMAPEGGTTGSVRKHAVGSGNVSPTSGNSICLAFPKPIYGHSPCCSELGCTARPRYRVEPGEQSVDPNVYEEDWVLYSHRALLHGSNPAFMQPRSIQPERSVDRLPLKDEFLSLSPNEKRTLPPFTESNYVSYPCTPTRPLVAPSNEPCQRLQIPSKAFHGLYPSHAPTYKHMSTSVHLASSSQLYQHPAPMSTYGQLTQQQMFYYPQANVEAESGVAYKDVGGKYRADVDPSVHRNSPPNPLAHYIVSQPRFCDVPLVSHMVPPNSHAFLRGYDHGSTPVYRMNLTADQMRSTIDELCVPPQVMQMGRFCAPTHNLHMDRPTSHSHSIQGDHPRVPQPNLHMNRPCAPPHSQPFATSYRLLMDKAKAPPQSQHMDRSGASAPSPQPEQALDYSKYRGTSPRQAQDHPEAGRDSLARRSSDGRGHPHHTSAVNYNTDPQRITGSPAVCSKGNHVPRSNADFKSLKRSPSDMPLNNQPTSLDYSEVAVEMGPSKKRMKTESEQDRASSCQLLTSNPMPVINNVFSLAPYKAYLEAAGMLPSLRSSPKVEEPEHGVVKAEPHAQENDHQQEGEKPVVSFTSTEVKPVVLPDSSKEEPVVKMIELTKIKKELLDSDHILEQVKQDGPMDIPVKNEESEKDSSVSGLMLVIKKCDPDELESKSFKSANNVSSLECVDDPLLAQEKVRPSIPTSLQWTVRPKQATAPELSDGKPDLQKIPPQCLKLSTYNIVLPERLQAAPPVPKSPEEFQPPAQTYVVQGTGDLRPTRQHFMELHQALCRLLSKSVTQSSKPELRAWLSKLEPTGPSTPSTKAQNLCGLMGAEARELWLSNVEIRCSLQKVLHRLKEYITQHHCPFPHVKRTGAVFIPMLVLKEILFPQVQGTFINQVLQEHKVELRPTTLSEEKTLTQLHKRACPSKLRRLLSLKNLPEIYVDVLNLLYHSCVCKHMESTSLDDVQKTVQVFSAPFFEV; this comes from the exons ATGACGATGAACAACAAACTGTCGCAGAGCCTCATAAACCCAGTTCCTCTGAAGAAGATGGCAGGACTTGAAGGGACCTTTGGGAGCTTGGCAACTGCAGGCCTCTCAGCAGAAGGCCTGCACAGGTTCCCCAATAGCCAGCTTCCACAGTACAGTGGGACCTACTTCACCTGTGAGCCCAGACTGCCAGATGGAGCTAACCTTCCACCTTTTTGGGGTCCCCCAGATAGAGCTTTGCTCAACGGCAGGAACGCTATGATTCATTCTCCTGGTGAAAAAGGTCCCCTTCAAAACCAAGTTGTGTACACAGCAGACAATCTGCAGTTCCCTACAGAGGGTAACCATGCATCTCCTGCACAGGACCTCCCAGCAAAGCAGGGCTTTTCATACTACACCAAGAGTCCAGAAAGGAGAAGCGTCATGGCTCCAGAGGGTGGAACAACAGGGTCTGTGAGAAAGCATGCAGTGGGATCTGGGAATGTATCCCCGACCTCAGGAAACTCGATTTGTCTGGCCTTTCCCAAGCCTATTTATGGACATAGCCCCTGCTGTAGTGAGCTAGGCTGTACAGCAAGACCGAGATACAGGGTGGAGCCTGGAGAACAGAGTGTGGATCCCAATGTCTATGAGGAGGACTGGGTTCTTTATAGCCACCGGGCGCTCTTGCATGGAAGCAACCCTGCATTCATGCAGCCGAGATCGATCCAGCCTGAACGCAGTGTCGATCGACTACCTCTGAAGGACGAATTCCTCAGCTTGAGCCCGAATGAAAAAAGGACATTGCCTCCCTTCACCGAGTCAAACTACGTCAGTTACCCCTGTACTCCCACGCGTCCACTGGTAGCCCCCTCCAACGAGCCATGCCAACGTTTACAGATTCCCTCCAAAGCCTTTCATGGCCTGTACCCGTCCCATGCTCCCACATACAAGCACATGAGCACATCAGTGCACCTTGCCTCCTCCTCTCAACTCTATCAGCACCCTGCTCCTATGTCCACATATGGTCAGCTCACACAGCAACAAATGTTTTACTATCCTCAGGCAAATGTGGAAGCAGAGAGTGGAGTAGCATATAAAGATGTGGGTGGGAAGTACAGGGCAGATGTGGATCCTTCTGTACACAGAAACAGCCCTCCCAACCCCCTAGCGCATTACATCGTCTCTCAACCTAGGTTTTGTGATGTTCCTCTGGTCAGTCACATGGTACCACCTAATTCCCATGCATTTCTAAGGGGGTATGATCACGGTTCTACTCCTGTTTACAGAATGAATCTCACTGCAGATCAAATGAGATCTACCATCGATGAGCTATGTGTCCCACCTCAAGTCATGCAAATGGGAAGATTCTGTGCTCCCACACATAACCTACACATGGACAGGCCCACTTCTCACTCACATAGCATACAAGGGGACCATCCCCGAGTACCACAACCAAACCTACACATGAACAGGCCCTGTGCTCCTCCACACAGCCAGCCCTTTGCTACCTCTTATAGATTGCTTATGGATAAGGCGAAGGCTCCCCCACAAAGCCAACACATGGACCGGTCCGGTGCTTCAGCGCCTAGCCCTCAGCCTGAGCAAGCCTTGGATTACTCCAAGTACAGAGGTACATCTCCTAGACAGGCTCAGGACCAcccagaggcaggaagagattCGCTTGCCAGACGATCATCTGATGGCCGAGGGCATCCTCATCACACCTCAGCAGTAAACTACAACACTGATCCTCAGAGAATAACAGGCTCTCCAGCAGTCTGTAGTAAAGGGAACCATGTCCCTCGATCTAACGCTGACTTCAAAAGCCTAAAGAGAAGTCCGTCAGACATGCCTCTTAACAATCAACCAACATCCTTGGATTACAGCGAAGTCGCGGTAGAAATGGGCCCTTCTAAGAAACGCATGAAGACGGAATCAGAACAAGACAGAGCCAGCAGCTGTCAGTTACTGACGTCCAATCCGATGCCCGTCATTAATAATGTGTTCAGTTTGGCTCCATACAAAGCCTACCTGGAGGCTGCAGGGATGCTCCCTTCCCTGCGGAGTTCTCCAAAGGTGGAGGAGCCTGAACACGGTGTGGTCAAAGCTGAGCCTCACGCCCAAGAGAACGACCATCAGCAAGAAGGAGAAAAGCCTGTAGTCTCTTTCACTTCCACAGAGGTGAAGCCTGTAGTCCTCCCAGATTCATCAAAGGAGGAGCCAGTTGTGAAAATGATAGAACTGACAAAGATAAAGAAGGAACTACTAGACTCTGACCATATATTAGAGCAAGTCAAGCAAGATGGACCCATGGACATTCCAGTCAAGAATGAGGAGTCAGAGAAGGATTCATCTGTCAGTGGTCTTATGTTGGTGATAAAGAAATGTGACCCCGATGAATTGGAAAGTAAATCGTTCAAATCAGCCAACAATGTGTCCTCATTGGAATGCGTTGATGACCCTCTGTTGGCACAGGAGAAAGTGAGGCCTTCCATTCCCACCAGTCTCCAATGGACTGTTAGACCCAAACAGGCAACTGCTCCCGAGTTATCAGACGGCAAACCTGACCTGCAGAAGATTCCTCCACAGTGTCTTAAGCTGTCTACCTACAACATTGTCCTTCCAGAGAGGTTACAGGCTGCTCCTCCCGTCCCAAAGTCTCCAGAGGAgttccagcctccagcccagaCTTATGTTGTGCAAGGCACTGGGGACCTGAGACCAACCCGCCAGCACTTCATGGAGTTGCACCAGGCCCTGTGCAGGCTGCTCTCCAAGTCTGTAACCCAATCCTCAAAACCAGAGCTTCGGGCCTGGCTGTCCAAGCTGGAGCCCACTgggccctccaccccttccaccAAAGCCCAGAATCTGTGCGGTCTGATGGGGGCCGAGGCCCGAGAGTTGTGGCTTAGTAATGTGGAGATTAGGTGTTCACTCCAGAAGGTTCTTCATCGGCTGAAGGAGTACATCACTCAGCACCACTGTCCATTTCCACATGTGAAGCGGACAGGAGCAGTGTTCATTCCCATGCTGGTGTTGAAGGAAATCTTGTTCCCACAAGTTCAGGGCACCTTCATCAACCAGGTTCTGCAGGAACACAAGGTGGAGCTGCGACCCACTACTCTCTCTGAGGAGAAGACCCTGACCCAGCTGCACAAGAGGGCTTGTCCCTCCAAGCTTAGGAGGCTGCTATCCCTCAAAAACCTGCCAGAAATCTACGTTGATGTTCTCAATCTGTTGTACCACTCCTGTGTCTGCAAGCACATGG aatCAACCTCACTTGATGATGTCCAAAAGACAGTCCAG GTATTTTCTGCCCCCTTTTTTGAG GTGTAA
- the ppcdc gene encoding phosphopantothenoylcysteine decarboxylase, with amino-acid sequence MQSNSTPSPKCDLLRSCGKYHVLVGVTGSVAALKLPVLVSQLFEIPEVDVRVVTTEHARHFYNPEEVAVTVYSDKDEWELWTQRSDPVLHIELRRWADLLVIAPLDANTLGKIASGICDNLLTCVVRAWDISRPLLFCPAMNTAMWQHPITAKQVASLKDFGYVEIPCIAKKLVCGDEGKGAMAEVLTIVDAVKQYRQKCAETPCAQNF; translated from the exons ATGCAATCCAATTCCACTCCATCGCCGAAATGTGATTTGTTGCGCTCTTGTGGTAAATACCACGTACTTGTTGGTGTGACAGGTAGTGTAGCAGCGCTGAAATTGCCTGTCTTGGTCTCGCAACTTTTTGAAATACCTGAG GTGGATGTGCGAGTGGTCACTACCGAGCATGCCCGACACTTCTACAATCCTGAGGAGGTGGCGGTGACGGTCTATAGTGACAAGGATGAGTGGGAG CTGTGGACACAACGCTCAGACCCAGTGTTACACATTGAGCTACGTCGCTGGGCAGACCTACTTGTCATTGCCCCACTTGATGCCAACACCCTGGGCAAGATTGCCAGTGGTATCTGTGACAATCTACTG ACATGCGTGGTACGAGCGTGGGACATCAGCCGTCCTCTACTTTTCTGTCCTGCCATGAACACGGCCATGTGGCAGCACCCTATCACTGCCAAGCAAGTGGCCAGTCTCAAAGACTTTGGGTATGTGGAGATACCCTGCATCGCCAAAAAGTTGGTGTGTGGAGATGAAG GTAAAGGAGCAATGGCAGAGGTGTTGACGATCGTGGATGCTGTGAAACAATACCGTCAGAAATGTGCAGAGACACCTTGTGCGCAGAATTTCTAG